AGGCATCAGACATACAATTGAATTGCTGGTAACTGACAATTGCGGCAATTCTACATTATATCGTGATACATTTATATGGTAGAATAATTAATAGCTATAATAGTAATATATGAATAAAAGACTCTTGACTTTTGCTTTCTTGCTGATAGCAGCACTGGCAAAAACTTTTGCCTGTACTAATCTGATTGTAGGAAAAAATGCTTCTGTTGATGGATCAACCATTGTTTCTTACTCTGCCGATTCTTATGGCATGTACGGATACCTATGTCATTATCCGGCAGCTACGTATTCACAAGGAACCATGCTGGATATACATGAATGGGATACCGGAAAATATCTGGGAAAGATAGAACAAGCCAAAAGGACCTATAATGTGATTGGAAACATGAACGAGTTTCAGTTGACTATTGCCGAAACTACTTTTGGTGGACGCCCGGAACTTGTTGATTCAACCGGAATTGTTGATTATGGAAGTTTAATCTATATTACCCTTCAGCGCGCACGTACCGCCAGAGAAGCTATTCAAATAATGGATAATCTGGTACAAGAATATGGATATTACAGCAGTGGAGAATCATTCACTATCGCCGACCCGAACGAAATATGGGTAATGGAGATGATCGGTAAAGGACCAGGTATTCGTGGAGCAGTATGGGTTGCAGTACGCATTCCTGATGATTGTATTTCGGCTCATGCAAACCAGTCGCGTATCCATCAGTTTAATATGGACGACAAAGAGAATTGCATGTACTCTTCGGATGTAATATCATTTGCTCGCGAGAAGAAATATTTCAATGGAGTGAATAAAGATTTTAGTTTTGCCGATGCTTATGCTCCGATTGATTTTGAAGCTCGTCGCTTTTGTGAAGCCAGAGTATGGAGCTTTTATAGAATGTTCAATCCGGAGATGGATAAGTATTTAAGTTACATTCAAGGCACTACTACCGAGCCAATGCCTCTTTATATAAAAGCCCCCAAGAAAATATCTGTACAGGATATTAAGAATGCCATGCGTGATCATTACGAAGGAACTCCGCTTGATTTAACAAAAGACTTTGGTGCAGGCCCTTTCAAGAGTCCATACCGTCTTTCTCCACTCACATTCAAAGTCGGAGATCAGCAATATTTCAATGAACGTCCCATTTCGACACAGCAAACCGGGTTTACATTCGTGGCACAAATGAGAGCTGATAAACCCGATGCCGTTGGTGGTGTGCTTTGGTTTGGAATGGATGATGCTAACATGACAGTATACACTCCGGTGTATTGTTGTACAGACAAAGTGCCTGACTGTTATGCTCAGGGCAAAGGCGATTTTCTTACTTTTTCATGGGAGTCTTCATTCTGGGTATTCAACTGGGTGTCGAATATGATCTATCCGCGTTATAGTTTAATGATCGATGATATGCGTGCAACTCAGAAAGAACTGGAAAATGGATTTAATACCTCTCAGGAAGCGATTGAGGCAACCGCCACAAAGATGCTTGAGACCGATCCGGCCAAAGCAAAAGCATTTCTTACCAATTATTCGGGTATGACCGCACAGACTACAACAGAAACATGGAAGCGCCTTGGCGAATTCCTGATCGTTAAATATAACGATGGAGTAGTGAAACGTATGAAAAACGGTAAATTTGAAAGAAATTCTATTGGGCAACCTGCTCCAGTGATTAGACCGGGATATCCGAAGGATTTTCTGGAAGAGATAGCAAAAACGACAGGTGACCGTTATAAAGTACTTGAATAAGAAATCGTTTAACTCAAAAAGTTAATTGATTAGATAGGAAATATGAGTTGAAAAACTTATTTTTGTATAATTATTAAACTTCTGAAAATAATAATATAAAATAGAAATAGACGTATGAGTAATGAGGAATTAATAAAATTCGTTACAGAGAAAGCAATGAAATGGCTGACTCCGGCTTATGATGCAGAGACACAATCTGAAGTAAAAAGAATGCTCGAAAATGAGGATAAGACAGATTTAATTGAATCTTTCTACAAAGATCTGGAATTTGGAACCGGCGGTTTACGTGGTATTATGGGAGCAGGCAGCAACCGGATGAATATCTATACTGTTGGTGCTGCAACCCAAGGACTGTCTAACTATCTGAATAAGTCTTTCAGCGAATTGAAACAGATTTCGGTAGTTATTGGTCACGATAGCCGTAACAACAGTCGTAAGTTTGCCGAAATTTCTGCAAATATCTTTTCTGCTAACGGTATCAAAGTATATCTGTTTGAAGATCTTCGCCCAACTCCTGAAATGTCGTTTACTATTCGTCACTTGGGATGTCAGAGTGGTATCATCCTCACTGCTTCTCATAACCCGAAGGAATACAATGGTTACAAAGCATATTGGGATGATGGGGCTCAGGTACTGGCACCACACGATGCAGGTATTATTGATGAAGTGAATAAAGTAGCTTCAGCGGCCGATATCAAATTTGAAGGAAATCCGGCATTGATTGAAATCATTGGAGAAGAGATCGATAAAGCTTATCTGGATAAGGTAAAAACTGTATCAATCGACCCGGAAGTAATTGCTCGTCATAATGATTTAAAGATTGTATATACTCCGATTCACGGTACAGGTGTGCATATCGTACCTCGTGCGTTGAAAATGTGGGGCTTTACTAATATTATACCTGTTCCTGAACAAAACGTGATTAGCGGTGATTTCCCAACCGTGAAATCTCCTAATCCGGAAGAACCGGTTGCATTGTCAATGGCTATTGAAAAAGCAAAGGAAACCGATGCAGACTTAGTTATGGCTTCCGATCCGGATGCTGACCGCGTAGGTATTTCATGTAAAGACGATAAGGGAGAATGGGTACTGATTAATGGCAATCAGACATGTTTGATGTACCTTTATTATATCATTACTCAGTACAAGGCGTTGAATAAGATTAAGGGTAACGAGTTTGTGGTAAAAACAATCGTTACAACTGAGCTGATTAAGACAATAGCCGATCGTAACAACATTGAGATACTTGATTGTTACACCGGATTCAAGTGGATTGCTCGCGAAATCCGTCTGCTTGAAGGTAAAAAAGTATATATTGGTGGGGGAGAAGAAAGCTACGGATTCCTTGCTGAAGATTTTGTTCGTGACAAAGATGCTGTTTCGGCCTGTTGTTTGATCGCTGAAGTTGCTGCATGGGCAAAAGATAATGGCAAAACACTATATCAGCTTCTTCAGGATATTTATGTTGAATACGGATTCTCCAAAGAGAAAGGTATTTCTGTTGTGAAGAAAGGTAAGAGTGGTGCCGAAGAAATTAAGCAGATGATGGCTGATTTCCGTAATAATCCTCCTAAAGAAATGGCTGGTTCTAAAATTGTTCTTTATAAAGATTTTAATGCTTTGAAACAAACTAATGCAGCTGGCGAACAGAGTAACCTGGATATGCCCGAGGCATCGGATGTTTTGCAATACTTTACTGAAGATGGAAGCAAGGTCTCTATTCGTCCTTCAGGAACAGAACCTAAGATTAAATTCTATATTGAAGTGAAAGGTGAAATGAAATCTCGTGAAGAATTTGATGACGCAAATGAAAAGGCAGACGAAAAAGTTAAAGCCGTGATGACTTCACTTGGAATCTAAATAAACATGATACTTTATAAAAAAAGCTGCCTCCATAATGGAAGCAGCTTTTTTTTATTGAAGACTCATTTGAGAAGTTATTTTTTGCAGCTACAGCTATTATCAAAGGTAAGGCTTTCATTCCCTTGTTCCTGAGATATCAATATGGAGTTCTCAAAGTGAAATATTGTATTTACGGAGTACCATGTCATTATATAAAGTTGCTCCTTATAATACAGTGTTTCGTGTAATATCTTATCCTTATCATAAAAGAAGGCTGATTTATATGGCTTTCCAAAAATGGAAATCAGCTCTGCTTTACTCATGCCCGGTTTTATCTTATCACTTGTTACAAATATGCTTTTGGTATCATCATTTCGAATAAATGAACCTTTATTCTCTATTTGTGAAGTTACACAACCAGATAATGATACAGAGAATAATAGCAATAAACAGATCTTTTTCATATTATTTTCCTATTTAATATAAGACATTTGATTGCTAATTGAAACTACTCCATTGCCGAAGCATCAAAAGAGAGCGGAAGCAGATCTTCAATCCCTTCAATCAGATAAATGCAATTTTTTCCATAAAGCAAAATGCGGATAGGTTTTCCAAAACGTTTTTCTGTTTCGAGGATTACCTGACGACAAGCACCACAAGGAGGAATAGGAGTTTCTATATAATCACGCTCAGTGCGAGCTGCAATAGCGAGTGTTTTTACTGCTGATTCAGGATATTGAGAATTGGCATAAAAAAGTGTGGTACGTTCGGCGCACAAACCCGAAGGGTAGGCAGCGTTTTCCTGATTAGTACCTGTGACAGTTATTCCGTTTTCAAGTAAAGCGGCAGCTCCGACAGAGAATTTGGAATAGGGTGCATAGCTGCGTTTGGTTGCCTCTTTCGATTGGTCGATCAATCTTTTATCTTCGTCATTCAGTTCGTCGTATTGGCATATTTTTATAACAGACTTGATTAGTAGTTCTTTCATACCTGCGTAGTTTTAAAGGTTTGATAAACAAAGTTAATAAAAGAGATTGGTTTATTCGATTATTTTTATGAATTTTGTGCTTTGAACCAGAATTAAACATAGATTATGAAACTCTCCCGATTGTTATTTGTTTTTGCAGTGTCTACAGCATATTCAGGTATGATGCAGGCACAATTCAGAAACCCCAAATACGTGGCATACGTTAAGCAATACAGTAGCTTAGCAGTGAAGCAGATGAGAACTTACAAAATTCCTGCTAGTATAACTCTTTCACAGGGATTACTTGAATCTGGCGCCGGTGAAAGCACATTGGCAAAAGAATCGAATAACCATTTTGGCATTAAATGCGGTGGGCGATGGAATGGTCCGAGCGTGCTTCATGATGATGATGCCCGTAATGAGTGTTTCCGGGCATACGAGCACCCTGGAGCTTCCTATGAAGATCATTCCAAATTCCTTGTATCAGGTTCACGTTATGCATTCCTGTTTAATTATGAAGTAACCGATTATAAGAGTTGGGCAATTGGTTTAAAGAAAGCCGGATATGCAACAGATCCATCTTATGCAAACCGTCTGATTACCATCATAGAAGATTATGAACTCTATAAATATGACAGGGAGGGACTGGGAAAAGCTGTACGCGATAAAAAGGAATTGGTGATATTCAATTCGCATCAGGCTTATATTGCTAACGATTTACTTTATGTAGTTGCTCGTCGTGGTGATACCTTCGAGAGTATTGCAAAAGAATTTGAAACCTCAGCGCGTAAGCTTATAAAGTATAACGACCTTCAAAAGGGATACACCCTCGAAGAAGGAGATATTGTTTATCTGCATGCCAAGAAAAAACATGCCGCAGAAAAGTATAAGGTTCACGTAGTGCGTGAGGATGACTCTATGCACAGCATTTCTCAACGTTATGGTATTCGCCTTAAAAACTTATACGAACTCAATGCTAAGCCAGGTGAATATGTACCTCAGGTAGGCGATCTTATTTGGTTGCGTTAGTTTTAAAATGCAATTTAAAATAAAAGGCTGTCCATTTGGGCAGCCTTTTGTTTTTTACTTGATTTCGATTTCTTCTTTCATATCAATTTCTTCGCCATTTGAATCGTAGAATAGATATTCCAGGAAGGCGAGTTTTTGATTAGGAATAATCTTAATACCAAATCCGTATTTTATTTGCCACTTATGTTTCAAGGATATTAATCCCTGATTAACATACGCTGCAATATACGGGTGGATGTGCAGAGTGAATTTCTTTACCTTTAGTTTATTTACCAGGTAATCAATTTTATTCTCTAAATTATCTGTAAAGAGGATAGAAGGCTTAATGGTCCCTTTACCGAAACAGGTGGGGCAGGTTTCGCTTGTGTTTACATCCATGGCAGGACGGACACGTTGGCGAGTGATCTGCATCAAACCAAATTTACTTAGTGGCAAAATGTTATGTTTGGCCCGATCCAGTTGCATATTGGCACACATTCTTTCGTAAACTTTTTGCCGATTTTCAGGTTCATTCATATCGATGAAGTCTATGACGATAATTCCTCCCATATCCCTGAGACGAAGTTGTCTTGCCAATTCATCGGCCGCTCCGAGGTTAACTTCCAAAGCATTTCCTTCCTGGCTGTTGGTTCCTTTTGCGCGGTTACCGCTGTTCACATCGACCACATGAAGAGCTTCTGTATGTTCGATAATCAGATATGCACCACTTTTGTAGGAAATAGTCTTTCCAAATGAGGATTTTATTTGTTTGGTGATACCGAAATTATCGTAGATTGGAAGCTGTCCTTTATACAACTTTACGATTTCAGCCCTTTCAGGGGCAATAAGTGTAACGTAATCCTTTATCTCTTCATATACGTTTTTATCGTTGATGTATATGTTTTCGAAAGAAGGATTAAACAAATCACGAAGCAATGCAACAGTGCGACTAGTCTCCTCATAAACAAGAGTAGGAAACTTGGTTGCTTTCTGAACTTTTGTGATGCTCTCTTCCCAATGTTTTAGAAGAACCTTGAGTTCTCCATCAAGTTCGGCAACCCTTTTACCTTCTGCTACTGTGCGCACAATAACACCAAAGTTCTTTGGTTTAATGCTTTGCAGAAGTTGTTTTAACCGGGCACGCTCTTCACTTGATTTAATTTTTTGTGAAACAGAAACCTTGTCGTTAAAGGGGATAAGCACTAGATATCTTCCTGCGAATGAAATCTCTGCTGTAAGTCTTGGCCCTTTGGTTGAGATAGGTTCCTTTACAATCTGTACAACAACTTCCTGACCTACTTTTAAAACGTTGGAGATAGTTCCTTCTTTTTCTATGTCGGGAAGAACAGTTGCTTTGGCAATGGAATTAAGCTTTTTTCTGTCGCTTAGTGTTTGTTTTACGTACTTTTGTAGAGAATTAAATTGAGGACCTAAATCTAAATAATGAAGAAAGGCGTCTTTTTCGTAACCGACATCCACGAAGCAAGCATTTAAACCGGGCATTAATTTTTTTACGCGGCCTAAATACATATTACCCACAGAGAAGGAGATGTTTCTCCCTTCACTTTGAAGTTCCACCAGATTCTTGTCTTCAAGAAGTGCAATGGAAATTTCTTTGGGTTGTACGTCTACTACCAGTTCGCTTGTCACAATATCTTTCTTTATTAGTTAAGTGATGAACAGTAGATTAATATCTATTGTTCATTTGAAGTTCCTCTTTAAACAAAGAACAAACTTCCAAGACATTAGTCTCAACAAGTTTGTTCTTTATTTCTGTTATACAGACTAAAAATTATTTCTTGCTTTTATGTCTGTTCTTTCTTAGTCTTTTTTTACGTTTGTGAGTAGACATTTTATGTCTTTTCTTCTTCTTTCCGCTTGGCATAGCTTCAAAATTTTATGGTTAATACTCTTGTTAATTATTTCTTTACTGCAAGTGTAAATGTCTTCGCAGGCTTGAACGATGGGATATTGTGTTCAGGGATAATGATAGTTGTGTTCTTAGAAATGTTACGAGCTGTTTTCTGAGCTCTTTTCTTTACTACAAAACTACCAAATCCACGTAAATATACATTATCGTCGTTTGATAATGATTCTTTCACTGTATCCATGAATGCTTCAATTGTTGTAAGCACTGTAGTTTTATCAATACCGGTATTCTTGGCAATCTCGTTTACAATATCTGCTTTTGTCATTTTATTAAAAAATAAATGTTATAAGTACTTCTAATTTTTTGGAATGCAAATATATAGCTTTTTAGGTTCTCAAAAAAATATATCCTTAAGATTTTTCTAAAAAAGTAGGCTGATTCCCGTTTATTGCTTTACTTTTGTGGAGAAATGTTATTTTGATTTATGTGATGAGTGATTTTAGTAATAAACTTATAGACTGGTATTCAGTAAATAAGAGGGCTTTGCCATGGCGTGAGACGACTGACCCTTATTTAATATGGATTTCAGAAATCATTTTGCAACAAACACGGGTAGTGCAGGGATATGACTACTTTATCCGATTCGTTGAACGCTTTCCAACAGTAAAATCGCTTGCTGAAGCTGATGAAGACGAAGTGATGAAGTATTGGCAGGGATTAGGCTACTATTCCAGAGCCAGAAACCTTCATACTGCTGCAAAAAGCATCTTGGGTGACTTCCCTAAAAGTTACGATGAGATTCTTTCTCTGAAAGGAGTCGGTGAGTATACTGCTTCTGCAATTTGCTCTTTTGCCTACAACTTGCCGTATGCAGTAGTTGATGGAAATGTTTATCGGGTATTGTCGCGTTATTTGGGAATTGATACTCCGATTGATTCAACACAAGGAAAAAAGTTGTTTGCTTCTTTGGCAGCTGAACTGTTGGATAAATCGAATCCTGGAATCTATAATCAGGCAATTATGGATTTTGGTGCTATTCAATGTATCCCATCTTCTCCGGATTGCAATGTATGCCCATTGGTTGATAGCTGTATCGCTTTTGCCGAGAAACTAACACGTGTGCTCCCTGTAAAGCAAGGCAAGACAAAATCGTCAAATCGGTATTTTAATTATATATATGTACGCATGGGCGCGTATACCTTTATTAATAAGCGTAGCGGAAACGATATCTGGAAAAATCTGTTCGAGCTTCCGTTGATAGAGACAGAGCATCTGCTTAGTGAGGAGGAATTCTATGCTTTACCCCAATTTCAGCAATTATTTACTTCTGGTGAAGAGCCAATGATTCGTTGCCTGGAACGAAATGTAAAACATGTATTGTCCCATCGAATTATTATTACTAATTTTTATGAGGTTGTTTTGTCCGAACATTCAAAATCTTTTTCCAACTATAAGAAAGTCGCGATTAAGGATATTGACCAGTTTGCTGTGTCTAGATTGATACATCTCTTTCTTGAGAAATATTTGTAAATATCATCTGAATATTTGTTTGATGACTAATTTCTGCTTATTTTTGGGCAAAAGATGAACTAATAATTTTTAAAAACAAATCTTATGTCAGTTAATAAAGTGATATTGTTGGGAAACGTTGGGAAAGATCCTGATGTTAGGTATTTGGATAGTGGGGTAGCAGTAGCAAACTTTACTTTGGCAACATCCGAGAAAGGGTATACTTTGGCCAATGGCACTCAGGTTCCTGAAAGGACTGAATGGCATAATATTGTTTTATGGAGAGGATTGGCTGAAGTTGCTGAAAAGTATGTGCATAAAGGAGATAAATTGTACATTGAAGGAAAGATAAGAACTCGTTCTTATGATGATCCTAGTGGTGCCAAAAGATACATTACAGAAATATTTGCAGATAATATGGAGATGCTTAGTCCGAGAGGAGGAGCCCAACCAGGCAATGGAACTTATCAGGCGCCATCTCAAGGTGCACCGATGCAAGCTCAACAGGAGCCTGCACAAGAAAATCCTACAGATGATCTGCCTTTCTAAATTGATGAATTATGTATTTTGAAACATGAACCGAATGTATTTCTTGGTTCATGTTTCAAAATACATAATTCTTCCGATGTTTAACTAAATTCAAAATCTTTGGACTCAGATGCCTTTATATGCCAATTGGCTAATTTTATAAGCGGTATAACCGCACATACACCTTCTTTAGTTGCAGAATTAGAACTATTTATAGCCATATTGCTGTTAATTGTTTCAGGTTTTGTTTCTGCTTCAGAAACTGCCTTTTTTTCGCTTTCTTCCTCCGAACTAAATGTAATTGCACAGCGTAACCATTCTTCTGACAGAAAAATATCTTCGTTGCTGGAAAAATCCGATAGATTACTGGCTACTATTATAGTGACCAATTTGTTTGTCAATGTAGCCATTATCATGTTATTTAACGCTTTCTTTCTGAGCGTTTTTGATTTTGGTGAATACAAAATTATCGGAATCATTTTTTTGACTGTTGTAATCGCTACCATTTTATTACTTTTTAGTGAGATGTTGCCAAAAATATATTCTTCACAACGAAGCCTTTCTTTTTGTCGTTTTGGCGCTCCGATAATTAAAATACTGGAGTTTGTATTTTTGCCGCTTGTTCTGGTTATGACTCGTTCCACAACATTTGCCAATCGACACATGGCTCGGAAAGGATACAATATTTCGGTAGATGAACTCTCTCATGCTCTGGAGCTGACTGATGAAGAAGAGTTATCTGACGAAAAGCAGATCCTTGAGGGGATTATCCGGTTTGGCGGAGAGACAGCAAAAGAGGTGATGACTTCACGACTGGATATGGTCGATTTGAATATTAAGGCTACCTATAAAGAAGTACTTCAGTGTATTATTGATAATGCCTATTCAAGAATACCGGTGTATTCAGGATCAAGAGATGATATCAAAGGGATTCTATATATTAAAGATTTGCTTCCTCACCTGAATAAGAGCGATAATTTCCGTTGGCAATCTCTTATCCGTCCAGCCTATTTTGTGCCGGAGACAAAGATGATTGATGACTTACTTCGCGATTTTCAGGCCAATAAAATTCATATTGCGATTGTGGTCGATGAGTTCGGAGGAACTTCCGGGATTATCACCATGGAAGATATTATTGAGGAGATTGTTGGAGAAATCCATGACGAATATGATGAGGAAGAACGTAATTTTGTCAAGCTGGATAATCATAGTTATATCTTCGAGGCAAAGACTTTGTTGACTGATTTTTATAAGATTACAGATCTGGAAAATGATATCTTTGAAGAAATAGCAGGAGAGGCTGATACTCTGGCAGGTTTGTTGCTCGAAATTAAAGGGGAATTTCCCGCTCTACATGAGGTTCTGCATTATAAAGAATACGACTTTGAAGTCCTGAAAATGGATGAACGCCGCATTTTAAAAGTTAAATTTTCCATCAATGACAACGAAAGAGAAAACTAAACTATTTCAGGGAATATTTTCTTTTATACTGATACTTCTTTTAATGGAAGCATGTTCGCCCTCCAAAAAGAAAGAACCACTAAAAGTGTCCTTCCCGAAGGCTATATATGCCTTGTCAACAGACACTTTACCTTTTACGTTCGATATTTCTAATCAGGCAAAGCTTACCTGGCAAAAGAACAAACCTGGTGAGTATTTCTGCAATGTAGATTATCCTCAGCTGAATGCTAGGCTTTACTGCACGTTTCATTTGATAACACCCGATAAATTTCGCACTTTTGCCGAAGAGAGCCGCAAGATGGCTTATCAACACACTGCAGTTGCCACAGGTATAAAAGAGAAGGCTTATTCAAATGACACGGCTCATAGATACGGAATTCTATACGATATTCAAGGAAAAGTGGCAACCCCCATACAGGTTGCTTTGACTGATAGTAGTCATTACTTCTTTAATGCGTCTCTTTATTTTAATACAATAACCAATGCCGATTCCATTGCTCCGGTGGTGAACTATATCCGTCAGGATATTATCCGGATCATGGAGACGTTGACTGTAAAATCTCACTAAGCGTATGGCTGTTATTGAAAAATACATAGAAGATGATTGCTGTTGGGGAATCTGGAAGATGGAAGAAAACTTTGAGAATTTGCTTCAGCAGTTTAATAATCCCGCTCAGGTTTTAGAGCAGATGCAGCATCTAACAGCTCCTTTCAGGAGATTGGAGTGGCTCTCTGTCCGTGCTCTATTGAAAGACCTTTGCGGAGAAGAAAAACAGGTGAACTATCTTCCTAGTGGTAAGCCTTATCTGGCAGATCAATCTTACCAAATCAGCATCTCGCATACAAAAGGATATGTTGCGGTTATTCTCAATCCAGATAAAAGAGTTGGGATTGATATAGAGCAATATGGCGAAAGAATCCTGAAGCTTCGCTCCAAGTTTCTCAGCGAAAAGGAAATTGCTGCTATCTATTCTGATAAAGAGGTGCTTCACTTGTTGTTGCATTGGTCGGCAAAAGAGACCATGTTCAAGCTCTTGGGAGAAGAAGGGGTTGACTTTAAGGAGCATTTATTAATAGCCCCCTTTATGCCTGAGGATAATGGAAGGTTTGATGCCTGCGAAATGCGAACTGCTAAGCAACAGAAGTTTCGACTTCATTACAGAGTTCATTCGGATTTTGTAATTACTTGGAGCCAGCTTTCTCTTTAATTAGAGCCGGCCGAATTTTCTGCTTGTCGTTGCTGAGGAGAAATAGATTGTTCCCTGAAGGGTTAAACAATGCTCAATTAGTTCTTGAAATAAATGAGAGGTGGAGCAATTTACTGAAGGTATTTATAGACCAATATTCTTCTATTTTCTGTAATCACGACAGTACAGCCTACGCTACAACATATCCTTTGTAGTTTAATGTTCATCTTGCTCCTGCAATCAAAGAGAGATGAAACAATTTGGTGCAGCTGTTTATAGGCCAATATACTTTAAGTTCCTGTAATCATGACAGTTTTATCTATGCTGCAACATAATCCTTTAAAGTTTCATGCTCATTTCGCTTATGTAATCAGCTCCTGAGTAGAAACGGCTCGCTCCCGAATCCTTATAATGTAACTATATTCCAATATTAGTACTCGGCGAACTTTTTAGGATAGCACCTAATATATTAAATTACAGTTTGCTATATTTCAATGAGAGACGAAAATACCGTTCAAAAAACTTCAGTAAATCAGGTGGTAAAACGGGATTAACGGGTAACAACTATTTTCTGATTATTCGTTGCAGTCTTTATCAAATAGACTCCTCTGGCTGGTGTAAACTCAAAACTTTGCATCCCTCCTTCGTGATTCCACTGACCAACAACCGTTCCCTGTAGATTATAAGCTTGCACGATACAAGGATATTCTTCTTCAATGGTGAGACGCCCATCTTGATAAATCGCTTTGGAGTTATTACTCACCTGATTAATTGCCGTAAGTATAACGGATTCTCCCGTCAATTCGGGGTGAAGATCTTCAACTCCTGAAATTTCAGTGGAGATTTCGCCCACACCATTCTCTATGGCTTGGTTCACGGCTGTATAAATCCTAATAAAGTCAACGCCTTTTACCTTCACGCTGTTACCGTTTGCATCGACCGCCCAGTCCAGTTTCAGCTTGCACCCATCTGATATGTTTGGTTGATTATCAGCATAACCATACTCATACGAAGCCATAACCCACTTATTCAGATTACTGTCGAAAGTTCCGTTGTTCTGAAGCCGTGAACCTTGATAGGTCATTGTTTCTGCATTTATCCACTGAGGATAATATGCTTGTGTATGGAAAGTGTTGCGCAGTACGTATCCTTCTCCGGTCTTGTTGTCTGTCCATCTGACTTTATCAGTAGCATTCGCCGGTTTGTAATAGGTAATCTGGTAGTTGTGAATGGTATTCGGGTTATCATATTCCGACCCTTTCAGTTCGTACCAAGTATCGTTGGGCAAACCGTCCTTGTTTGTATCGGCTGATACAAGGACGATTCCCGGTTCTGCGCTTCCATCGAAGGCATTTCCCAGTACTTTGATATCATATTCGCCTTCCTTATTCGCAATTGTATGGTCAAATCCCACAGTTATATAACCGCCAAAAGCGCCTAAACTAACGGTATAATCCTGATTAAAGTAATCCAAGCATTTGGCACACATGGTAGCAGCATTGTC
The Bacteroides sedimenti genome window above contains:
- a CDS encoding C69 family dipeptidase; translated protein: MNKRLLTFAFLLIAALAKTFACTNLIVGKNASVDGSTIVSYSADSYGMYGYLCHYPAATYSQGTMLDIHEWDTGKYLGKIEQAKRTYNVIGNMNEFQLTIAETTFGGRPELVDSTGIVDYGSLIYITLQRARTAREAIQIMDNLVQEYGYYSSGESFTIADPNEIWVMEMIGKGPGIRGAVWVAVRIPDDCISAHANQSRIHQFNMDDKENCMYSSDVISFAREKKYFNGVNKDFSFADAYAPIDFEARRFCEARVWSFYRMFNPEMDKYLSYIQGTTTEPMPLYIKAPKKISVQDIKNAMRDHYEGTPLDLTKDFGAGPFKSPYRLSPLTFKVGDQQYFNERPISTQQTGFTFVAQMRADKPDAVGGVLWFGMDDANMTVYTPVYCCTDKVPDCYAQGKGDFLTFSWESSFWVFNWVSNMIYPRYSLMIDDMRATQKELENGFNTSQEAIEATATKMLETDPAKAKAFLTNYSGMTAQTTTETWKRLGEFLIVKYNDGVVKRMKNGKFERNSIGQPAPVIRPGYPKDFLEEIAKTTGDRYKVLE
- a CDS encoding phospho-sugar mutase, which codes for MSNEELIKFVTEKAMKWLTPAYDAETQSEVKRMLENEDKTDLIESFYKDLEFGTGGLRGIMGAGSNRMNIYTVGAATQGLSNYLNKSFSELKQISVVIGHDSRNNSRKFAEISANIFSANGIKVYLFEDLRPTPEMSFTIRHLGCQSGIILTASHNPKEYNGYKAYWDDGAQVLAPHDAGIIDEVNKVASAADIKFEGNPALIEIIGEEIDKAYLDKVKTVSIDPEVIARHNDLKIVYTPIHGTGVHIVPRALKMWGFTNIIPVPEQNVISGDFPTVKSPNPEEPVALSMAIEKAKETDADLVMASDPDADRVGISCKDDKGEWVLINGNQTCLMYLYYIITQYKALNKIKGNEFVVKTIVTTELIKTIADRNNIEILDCYTGFKWIAREIRLLEGKKVYIGGGEESYGFLAEDFVRDKDAVSACCLIAEVAAWAKDNGKTLYQLLQDIYVEYGFSKEKGISVVKKGKSGAEEIKQMMADFRNNPPKEMAGSKIVLYKDFNALKQTNAAGEQSNLDMPEASDVLQYFTEDGSKVSIRPSGTEPKIKFYIEVKGEMKSREEFDDANEKADEKVKAVMTSLGI
- a CDS encoding cytidine deaminase, whose product is MKELLIKSVIKICQYDELNDEDKRLIDQSKEATKRSYAPYSKFSVGAAALLENGITVTGTNQENAAYPSGLCAERTTLFYANSQYPESAVKTLAIAARTERDYIETPIPPCGACRQVILETEKRFGKPIRILLYGKNCIYLIEGIEDLLPLSFDASAME
- a CDS encoding glucosaminidase domain-containing protein encodes the protein MKLSRLLFVFAVSTAYSGMMQAQFRNPKYVAYVKQYSSLAVKQMRTYKIPASITLSQGLLESGAGESTLAKESNNHFGIKCGGRWNGPSVLHDDDARNECFRAYEHPGASYEDHSKFLVSGSRYAFLFNYEVTDYKSWAIGLKKAGYATDPSYANRLITIIEDYELYKYDREGLGKAVRDKKELVIFNSHQAYIANDLLYVVARRGDTFESIAKEFETSARKLIKYNDLQKGYTLEEGDIVYLHAKKKHAAEKYKVHVVREDDSMHSISQRYGIRLKNLYELNAKPGEYVPQVGDLIWLR
- a CDS encoding Rne/Rng family ribonuclease, which translates into the protein MTSELVVDVQPKEISIALLEDKNLVELQSEGRNISFSVGNMYLGRVKKLMPGLNACFVDVGYEKDAFLHYLDLGPQFNSLQKYVKQTLSDRKKLNSIAKATVLPDIEKEGTISNVLKVGQEVVVQIVKEPISTKGPRLTAEISFAGRYLVLIPFNDKVSVSQKIKSSEERARLKQLLQSIKPKNFGVIVRTVAEGKRVAELDGELKVLLKHWEESITKVQKATKFPTLVYEETSRTVALLRDLFNPSFENIYINDKNVYEEIKDYVTLIAPERAEIVKLYKGQLPIYDNFGITKQIKSSFGKTISYKSGAYLIIEHTEALHVVDVNSGNRAKGTNSQEGNALEVNLGAADELARQLRLRDMGGIIVIDFIDMNEPENRQKVYERMCANMQLDRAKHNILPLSKFGLMQITRQRVRPAMDVNTSETCPTCFGKGTIKPSILFTDNLENKIDYLVNKLKVKKFTLHIHPYIAAYVNQGLISLKHKWQIKYGFGIKIIPNQKLAFLEYLFYDSNGEEIDMKEEIEIK
- a CDS encoding HU family DNA-binding protein, which encodes MTKADIVNEIAKNTGIDKTTVLTTIEAFMDTVKESLSNDDNVYLRGFGSFVVKKRAQKTARNISKNTTIIIPEHNIPSFKPAKTFTLAVKK